A part of Anser cygnoides isolate HZ-2024a breed goose chromosome 15, Taihu_goose_T2T_genome, whole genome shotgun sequence genomic DNA contains:
- the NT5M gene encoding 5'(3')-deoxyribonucleotidase, mitochondrial: protein MILLSSILHLRPPRRCGPLAGLGRGPGPLAGSRRALRVLVDMDGVLADFEGGFLKKFRARYPDKPYIALEDRRGFWVSEQYGRLGPELSEKAISIWESKNFFIELDPLPGAVEAVKQMANLADTDVFICTSPIKKYRYCPYEKYAWVEKHFGPEFLEQIVLTRDKTVVSADLLIDDRPDITGAELNPSWEHVLFTACHNRHLQLKPPSRRLQSWTDDWRAILDSKRLPPGRAT from the exons ATGATTTTGCTGAGCAGCATCTTGCACCtccgccccccccggcgctgcgGCCCCTtggcggggctgggcagggggccCGGCCCCTTGGCGGGGTCCCGCAGGGCGCTGCGGGTGCTGGTGGACATGGACGGGGTGCTGGCCGACTTCGAGGGAGGCTTCCTCAAGAAGTTCAGGGCCAGGTACCCCGACAAGCCCTACATTGCCCTGGAGGACCGGAGGGGTTTCTGGGTGTCGGAGCAATACGGGCGCCTGGGACCCGAGCTGAGC GAGAAAGCCATCAGCATCTGGGAATCAAAGAACTTCTTCATCGAGCTGGACCCGCTCCCCGGTGCTGTGGAAGCTGTGAAGCAAATGGCAAATTTGGCAGA CACCGACGTGTTCATCTGCACAAGCCCTATCAAGAAGTACCGCTACTGCCCTTACGAGAAG TACGCCTGGGTGGAGAAGCACTTTGGCCCCGAGTTTCTCGAGCAGATTGTTCTGACGCGAGATAAGACGGTGGTTTCTGCTGACCTGCTTATAGACGACAGGCCTGACATAACAG GGGCCGAGCTGAACCCCAGCTGGGAGCACGTGCTCTTCACAGCCTGCCACAACAGGCACCTGCAGCTGAAGCCCCCCAGCCGCCGGCTGCAGTCCTGGACTGACGACTGGAGGGCCATTCTGGACAGCAAACGGCTGCCGCCCGGCCGGGCCACCTAA
- the COPS3 gene encoding COP9 signalosome complex subunit 3 isoform X2: MQMNTNQLTSIHADLCQLCLLAKCFKPALPYLDVDMMDICKENGAYDAKHFLCYYYYGGMIYTGLKNFERALYFYEQAITTPAMAVSHIMLESYKKYILVSLILLGKVQQLPKYTSQIVGRFIKPLSNAYHELAQVYSTNKPSELRNLVNKHSETFTRDNNMGLVKQCLSSLYKKNIQRLTKTFLTLSLQDMASRVQLSGPQEAEKYVLHMIEDGEIFASINQKDGMVCFHDNPEKYNNPAMLHNIDQEMLKCIELDERLKAMDQEITVNPQFVQKSMGSQEDDSGTKPSSYS, encoded by the exons ATGCAGATGAACACAAACCAGCTGACCTCAATACATGCAGATCTCTGCCAG CTCTGTTTGTTAGCAAAATGCTTTAAACCTGCCCTCCCGTATCTAGATGTGGACATGATGGATATTTGTAAAGAGAATGGGGCATATGATGCAAAGCACTTTTTATGTTACTACTACTATGGTGGGATGATATACACTGGGCTAAAGAACTTTGAAAGAGCACTCTACTTTTATGAACAG GCAATAACTACTCCAGCCATGGCAGTCAGTCATATTATGTTGGAATCGTATAAAAAGTATATTCTAGTTTCTTTGATACTACTTGGCAAAGTTCAACAGCTACCAAAATATACTTCCCAAATAGTTGGTAGATTCATTAAG CCTCTTAGCAATGCTTATCATGAATTAGCGCAAGTTTATTCAACCAATAAACCCTCGGAGCTTCGAAATCTGGTGAACAAACACAGTGAAACATTCACAAGGGATAACAATATGGGGCTGGTTAAGCAATGCTTGTCGTCTCTCTACAAAAAGAATATTCAGAGGCTAACCAAG ACGTTTTTAACATTGTCATTACAAGACATGGCAAGTCGAGTGCAGTTGTCGGGGCcccaagaagcagaaaaatacgTCCTCCACATG ATAGAAGATGGTGAAATCTTTGCAAGTATTAATCAGAAAGATGGTATGGTCTGTTTCCACGATAATCCTGAAAAATATAACAATCCAGCTATGCTTCATAACATTGATCAGGAG atgctgAAATGTATAGAGCTTGATGAACGACTGAAAGCCATGGATCAAGAGATCACTGTGAACCCTCAGTTTGTGCAGAAG AGTATGGGCTCTCAAGAAGATGACTCAGGGACCAAACCATCCAGTTATTCCTGA
- the COPS3 gene encoding COP9 signalosome complex subunit 3 isoform X1 — protein MASALEQFVNSVRQLSAQGQMTQLCELINKSGELLAKNLSHLDTVLGALDVQEHSLGVLAVLFVKFSMPSIPDFETLFSQVQLFISTCNGEHIRYATDTFAGLCHQLTNALVERKQPLRGISILRQAIDKMQMNTNQLTSIHADLCQLCLLAKCFKPALPYLDVDMMDICKENGAYDAKHFLCYYYYGGMIYTGLKNFERALYFYEQAITTPAMAVSHIMLESYKKYILVSLILLGKVQQLPKYTSQIVGRFIKPLSNAYHELAQVYSTNKPSELRNLVNKHSETFTRDNNMGLVKQCLSSLYKKNIQRLTKTFLTLSLQDMASRVQLSGPQEAEKYVLHMIEDGEIFASINQKDGMVCFHDNPEKYNNPAMLHNIDQEMLKCIELDERLKAMDQEITVNPQFVQKSMGSQEDDSGTKPSSYS, from the exons ATGGCGTCGGCGCTGGAGCAGTTCGTCAACAGCGTGCGGCAGCTCTCGGCCCAAG GGCAAATGACCCAGCTTTGTGAGCTGATCAATAAAAGTGGAGAACTGCTAGCAAAAAACCTCTCCCACCTGGATACAGTGCTCGGTGCCCTGGATGTGCAGGAACACTCGCTAGGAGTTCTTGCTGTCTT GTTTGTGAAGTTTTCTATGCCCAGCATCCCTGACTTCGAAACGTTATTCTCACAGGTGCAGCTTTTTATCAGCACTTGCAATGGGGAACACATTAGATATGCAACAGACACTT TTGCTGGCCTGTGCCACCAGTTAACAAATGCCCTTGTGGAGAGAAAACAG CCCCTGCGAGGAATTAGCATTCTCAGACAAGCCATAGACAAGATGCAGATGAACACAAACCAGCTGACCTCAATACATGCAGATCTCTGCCAG CTCTGTTTGTTAGCAAAATGCTTTAAACCTGCCCTCCCGTATCTAGATGTGGACATGATGGATATTTGTAAAGAGAATGGGGCATATGATGCAAAGCACTTTTTATGTTACTACTACTATGGTGGGATGATATACACTGGGCTAAAGAACTTTGAAAGAGCACTCTACTTTTATGAACAG GCAATAACTACTCCAGCCATGGCAGTCAGTCATATTATGTTGGAATCGTATAAAAAGTATATTCTAGTTTCTTTGATACTACTTGGCAAAGTTCAACAGCTACCAAAATATACTTCCCAAATAGTTGGTAGATTCATTAAG CCTCTTAGCAATGCTTATCATGAATTAGCGCAAGTTTATTCAACCAATAAACCCTCGGAGCTTCGAAATCTGGTGAACAAACACAGTGAAACATTCACAAGGGATAACAATATGGGGCTGGTTAAGCAATGCTTGTCGTCTCTCTACAAAAAGAATATTCAGAGGCTAACCAAG ACGTTTTTAACATTGTCATTACAAGACATGGCAAGTCGAGTGCAGTTGTCGGGGCcccaagaagcagaaaaatacgTCCTCCACATG ATAGAAGATGGTGAAATCTTTGCAAGTATTAATCAGAAAGATGGTATGGTCTGTTTCCACGATAATCCTGAAAAATATAACAATCCAGCTATGCTTCATAACATTGATCAGGAG atgctgAAATGTATAGAGCTTGATGAACGACTGAAAGCCATGGATCAAGAGATCACTGTGAACCCTCAGTTTGTGCAGAAG AGTATGGGCTCTCAAGAAGATGACTCAGGGACCAAACCATCCAGTTATTCCTGA